A single window of Streptomyces cathayae DNA harbors:
- a CDS encoding pirin family protein, which yields MHVRRAHERYQGGDPATGIDTRHAFSFGPHYDPDHLRFGRLIACNEEHLAPGAGFDEHPHSHTEIVTWVVSGELTHRDSTGQESVVRPGDLQRLSAASGVRHVERNAGPEPLTFLQMWLTPLEPGGAPFYEIVPDLADSTPYALPEAGATLHVRRLSAGERTAIPDAAYVYAHVVRGEVTLNGEHLTPGDAARVTDAKGLAAVAETTSELLLWEMRPV from the coding sequence ATACACGTACGGCGCGCGCACGAGCGCTATCAGGGCGGTGATCCGGCGACCGGGATCGACACCCGGCACGCCTTCTCCTTCGGCCCCCACTACGACCCCGACCACCTCCGCTTCGGCCGGCTCATCGCCTGCAACGAGGAGCACCTGGCCCCCGGCGCCGGCTTCGACGAGCATCCGCACAGCCACACCGAGATCGTCACCTGGGTCGTGTCCGGCGAGCTGACCCACCGCGACTCCACCGGCCAGGAGAGCGTGGTCCGCCCCGGCGACCTGCAACGCCTGAGCGCCGCCTCCGGCGTCCGCCACGTGGAACGCAACGCCGGCCCCGAGCCCCTGACCTTCCTCCAGATGTGGCTGACCCCGCTGGAGCCCGGCGGCGCCCCCTTCTACGAGATCGTCCCCGACCTGGCCGACTCCACCCCGTACGCCCTCCCGGAAGCCGGCGCCACGCTCCACGTCCGCCGCCTTTCGGCGGGGGAGCGGACGGCGATCCCGGACGCGGCGTACGTGTACGCCCACGTCGTACGCGGCGAAGTGACCCTGAACGGCGAACACCTCACCCCGGGCGACGCGGCCCGCGTCACGGACGCCAAAGGGCTCGCGGCTGTCGCGGAGACCACATCGGAGCTCCTGCTGTGGGAGATGCGCCCGGTGTGA
- a CDS encoding GNAT family N-acetyltransferase translates to MDISLRPVHPSDLPVFFRHMSDPESNRMAAFTAEDPTDRARFDAHWKRILASPDVVTRTVLADGDVVGHAAVYGEPGEREVTYFIDRYYWGRGIATAALRGLLAEVSERPLRARAAADNTGSVRVLEKCGFKVVGEDRGFANARGAEIDELVLRLDG, encoded by the coding sequence ATGGATATCTCCCTGCGTCCCGTGCACCCCAGCGATCTGCCTGTGTTCTTCCGGCACATGAGCGACCCCGAGTCGAATCGGATGGCCGCCTTCACCGCCGAGGACCCGACGGACCGGGCCCGCTTCGACGCGCATTGGAAGCGCATCCTCGCCTCGCCCGACGTCGTCACCCGCACCGTGCTCGCGGACGGCGATGTGGTCGGGCACGCGGCCGTGTACGGCGAGCCGGGCGAGCGGGAGGTCACGTATTTCATCGATCGTTACTACTGGGGGCGGGGCATTGCGACCGCGGCGCTGCGGGGGCTGCTCGCCGAGGTCTCCGAACGCCCGCTGCGCGCCCGGGCGGCGGCGGACAACACGGGATCGGTGCGGGTCCTGGAGAAGTGCGGCTTCAAGGTCGTCGGCGAGGACCGGGGCTTCGCGAACGCGCGGGGAGCGGAGATCGACGAGCTGGTACTGCGGTTGGATGGATAA
- a CDS encoding DUF397 domain-containing protein translates to MKIAPSPRNVQWRKSSYSGSTGGECVECTVTDGAAWRTSSYSGNTGGDCVEVADGCLAGAVPVRDSKSPSGPVVTVGAGAWQVFVGGLRRPTRRA, encoded by the coding sequence ATGAAGATCGCTCCCAGTCCGAGGAACGTGCAGTGGCGTAAGTCCAGTTACAGCGGAAGCACTGGCGGCGAATGCGTGGAGTGCACCGTCACCGATGGCGCCGCCTGGCGCACGTCCTCGTACAGCGGCAACACCGGCGGCGACTGCGTCGAGGTGGCCGACGGCTGCCTCGCCGGTGCCGTCCCGGTGCGCGACAGCAAGAGCCCGTCCGGCCCGGTCGTCACCGTCGGTGCCGGTGCCTGGCAGGTGTTCGTCGGCGGCCTGCGCCGGCCGACACGGCGCGCCTGA
- a CDS encoding helix-turn-helix domain-containing protein, with product MANIQTLDPTASPLDYYGWELRRQREAHGLKQGQLGEIIFCTGSLIGQIETTKKIPTRDFSERVDAALGTDGLFSRLIGLVLRSQLPSWFQPHAEMEARAAYLSTYQAQLVYGLLQTKEYARAVLATGMPDDLDGLVAARMERQRILNREQPPVTWVVLDEAVLLRPVGGHEVMRSQLARLLEFTRHRWVHVQVLPNAAGEHASLDGAFTTMRFNDDPDIIYTEDLISGHMTANPETIREATLRYARLQAAALSVEDSAALIARVMEERYEDRSQSEERAVA from the coding sequence GTGGCCAACATCCAGACGCTCGATCCCACCGCGTCCCCGCTCGACTACTACGGCTGGGAACTGCGCCGCCAGCGCGAGGCCCACGGCCTCAAGCAGGGCCAACTCGGCGAGATCATCTTCTGCACGGGCTCGTTGATCGGCCAGATCGAGACCACGAAGAAGATCCCCACCCGCGACTTCTCCGAACGCGTGGACGCCGCCCTCGGCACGGACGGGTTGTTCTCCCGCCTGATCGGTCTGGTCCTGCGCAGCCAACTTCCCTCCTGGTTCCAGCCACACGCGGAAATGGAGGCGAGGGCCGCATACCTCTCCACGTACCAAGCGCAGTTGGTGTACGGGCTACTGCAGACGAAGGAGTACGCACGGGCTGTACTGGCCACCGGAATGCCGGACGACCTGGATGGCCTGGTAGCGGCTCGCATGGAGCGCCAGCGCATTCTGAACCGGGAGCAACCACCTGTCACCTGGGTGGTTCTGGACGAGGCGGTACTACTCCGGCCGGTCGGTGGCCACGAGGTCATGCGGAGCCAACTCGCCCGCCTGTTGGAGTTCACGCGTCACCGCTGGGTACACGTACAGGTGCTCCCGAACGCTGCGGGTGAACACGCCAGCCTTGACGGGGCATTCACCACCATGCGCTTCAACGACGACCCGGACATCATCTACACGGAGGACCTCATCTCCGGTCATATGACCGCCAACCCGGAGACCATCAGGGAAGCCACCCTCCGTTACGCTCGCCTGCAGGCCGCGGCCCTCTCCGTAGAGGACTCAGCAGCACTGATCGCGCGAGTGATGGAGGAACGCTATGAAGATCGCTCCCAGTCCGAGGAACGTGCAGTGGCGTAA
- a CDS encoding ATP-binding protein, whose protein sequence is MTDFETHYRAEFALGEHSVRHLRRILRLYLKGSGLLEVAGAAELAVSELLANVIRHVPGRRCGICFLLQPGGVRVEVSDRCPRLPVPGAGDTLAEGGRGLLLVEAVTERWGVTPHPDGGGKTVWFECGRSPAPRPAPRP, encoded by the coding sequence GTGACGGACTTCGAGACGCACTACCGGGCCGAGTTCGCGTTGGGTGAGCACTCGGTCCGGCACCTGCGCCGCATCCTGCGGCTCTACCTCAAGGGCTCGGGCCTGCTGGAGGTGGCCGGCGCGGCCGAACTCGCGGTGTCGGAACTCCTCGCCAACGTCATCCGGCACGTACCCGGCCGCCGTTGTGGAATCTGCTTCCTGCTGCAGCCCGGCGGCGTGCGGGTGGAGGTCTCCGACAGGTGTCCGCGACTGCCCGTTCCGGGAGCGGGGGACACGCTTGCCGAGGGTGGGCGCGGGCTGCTGCTCGTCGAGGCGGTGACCGAACGGTGGGGTGTGACGCCGCATCCCGACGGCGGCGGCAAGACCGTGTGGTTCGAGTGCGGTCGCAGTCCCGCACCCCGACCGGCACCGCGCCCGTGA
- a CDS encoding type IV toxin-antitoxin system AbiEi family antitoxin domain-containing protein: MSEDRVGRRAALWRTAAGQRGYFTAAQAVDAGYSHQAQHYHAQHGNWLVVDRALYRLREFSDLPSEGDEQLVCWSLWSKGRAVVSHATALAAHDLGTANPSRIHLTVPRGFRQKSDAVILHRAELTQSDVEDRMGYRVTTPLRAIAECAAADEDQDVLDGAVSEALERGMVSRRRLLHAAQLLGPRAELGVERALEALS, from the coding sequence GTGTCCGAAGACCGCGTGGGCAGGCGCGCTGCCCTCTGGCGGACCGCGGCCGGTCAGCGCGGCTATTTCACCGCCGCGCAGGCGGTGGACGCCGGGTATTCCCACCAGGCTCAGCACTACCACGCTCAGCACGGCAACTGGTTGGTGGTCGACCGGGCGCTCTACCGTTTGCGGGAGTTCTCCGACCTGCCGAGTGAGGGTGACGAACAACTGGTGTGCTGGTCGCTGTGGAGCAAGGGGAGGGCTGTGGTCTCCCATGCCACCGCCCTCGCGGCCCACGACCTCGGCACGGCGAACCCGTCCCGTATCCACCTCACTGTGCCGCGTGGCTTCCGGCAGAAGTCGGACGCGGTGATTCTGCATCGCGCCGAACTCACGCAGTCGGACGTGGAGGACCGGATGGGGTACCGGGTGACGACACCGCTGCGCGCCATCGCCGAGTGCGCGGCAGCGGATGAGGACCAGGATGTCCTGGACGGAGCAGTGAGTGAGGCGCTGGAACGAGGGATGGTGTCCCGCCGAAGGCTGCTTCATGCCGCCCAACTGCTGGGCCCGCGAGCGGAACTGGGCGTGGAGCGGGCGTTGGAGGCGTTGTCGTGA
- a CDS encoding nucleotidyl transferase AbiEii/AbiGii toxin family protein: MTGRYRDAADLRRALETRLKQEADRSGTDLARRRRLVVFDRMAARLAEDRASGWILKGGAAMEFRLTGRARTTKDLDLALRPEDGSDTDGNEVRELLIDALAADLDRDGFRFRVGPAVSLTADTAGRGGWRFSVESHLAGKVFAGVRVDVVDRGEEIARTEFLPLPNTLQFAGTPQRAIETVDRRQHFAEKLHAFTRDYGDRPNTRVKDLVDLVLLAEDGLPGDATLVQVVRHVFAARATHEVPGELADPPPRWRDSYPELARELATEAPPTLDAALGLVRGLWAAALADRSPAPGTVDRAGGGGGGLGGQSVRTSGPSC; encoded by the coding sequence GTGACCGGTCGCTACCGTGACGCCGCCGACTTGCGTCGCGCCCTGGAAACCCGGCTGAAGCAGGAAGCCGACAGGTCCGGAACCGATCTGGCCCGCAGACGGCGGCTCGTCGTCTTCGACCGCATGGCGGCGCGCCTCGCGGAGGACCGGGCAAGTGGCTGGATCCTCAAGGGCGGCGCGGCCATGGAGTTCCGGCTCACCGGGCGCGCTCGTACGACGAAGGACCTGGATCTGGCGCTGAGGCCCGAGGACGGCTCCGATACGGACGGGAACGAGGTGCGCGAGCTGCTGATCGACGCTCTGGCGGCTGATCTGGACCGGGACGGGTTCCGCTTCCGGGTCGGTCCGGCCGTGTCGCTGACGGCGGACACGGCCGGGCGGGGCGGCTGGCGGTTCTCCGTCGAGTCCCATCTCGCGGGCAAGGTGTTCGCAGGCGTCAGGGTGGACGTCGTGGACCGTGGAGAGGAGATCGCCCGGACGGAATTCCTCCCGCTGCCCAACACCCTCCAGTTCGCAGGGACCCCGCAGCGTGCGATCGAGACCGTTGACCGCCGACAGCACTTCGCGGAAAAGTTGCACGCTTTCACCCGCGACTACGGTGACCGTCCCAACACACGGGTCAAGGATCTGGTGGACCTTGTACTGCTGGCCGAGGACGGCTTGCCGGGCGACGCGACTCTTGTGCAGGTCGTACGGCATGTCTTCGCCGCACGGGCCACGCACGAGGTTCCGGGGGAGCTCGCGGACCCACCGCCCCGATGGCGGGACAGCTACCCTGAGCTGGCCCGGGAACTGGCCACCGAAGCCCCGCCGACGCTCGACGCCGCACTCGGACTGGTACGGGGATTGTGGGCAGCGGCCCTCGCCGACAGAAGCCCCGCCCCCGGCACGGTGGACCGTGCCGGGGGCGGGGGAGGAGGGCTGGGAGGTCAGAGCGTCAGAACGTCAGGCCCCAGCTGTTGA
- a CDS encoding S8 family peptidase: MAVMRNTKRRTLVGICSVAAAALTGGLFTALPASAAEPVGTIAYADAPNAVEDSYIVTLKPATEAGSAQGKGVAKKYGAEVEHTFREAVNGYTVEATEAEAAKLAADPSVALVEQNRTVTTQATQTNPPSWGLDRIDQTALPLNSSYTYPDSAGQGVTAYIIDTGVRISHSDFGGRARNGYDAVDNDNVAQDGNGHGTHVAGTVAGSAYGVAKKASIVGVRVLDNNGSGTTAGVIKGVDWVAANAVLPAVANMSLGGGASATLDTAVRNAISAGVTFAVAAGNESTTATGSPARVSEAITVGATTSTDARASYSNYGSNLDIFAPGSSITSAWHTGDSATNSISGTSMATPHVAGAAALYLADNRSATPAQVASALVAGSVSGAVTNPGTGSPNRLLYVGSGGTTPPPSGKTFTNSSDYTISDRSTVESPITVTGVSGNAPSALQVPVNIVHTYIGDLTVQLVAPDGSVYTLKSVGTGGSTDNINTTYTVNASSETANGTWKLRVTDNYYGDTGYINSWGLTF; the protein is encoded by the coding sequence ATGGCAGTGATGCGAAACACCAAGCGGAGAACGCTCGTCGGAATCTGCTCCGTCGCCGCGGCCGCTCTCACCGGCGGTCTCTTCACCGCTCTCCCCGCGAGCGCCGCCGAGCCCGTCGGGACGATCGCCTACGCGGACGCGCCGAACGCGGTCGAGGACAGCTACATCGTCACCCTCAAGCCGGCCACCGAGGCCGGTTCCGCCCAGGGCAAGGGCGTCGCGAAGAAGTACGGCGCCGAGGTCGAGCACACCTTCCGCGAGGCCGTCAACGGCTACACCGTCGAGGCCACCGAGGCCGAGGCCGCCAAGCTGGCCGCCGACCCGTCGGTCGCACTGGTCGAGCAGAACCGCACCGTCACCACCCAGGCGACGCAGACCAACCCGCCGTCCTGGGGCCTGGACCGCATCGACCAGACCGCGCTGCCGCTGAACAGCTCGTACACCTACCCGGACTCGGCCGGCCAGGGCGTCACCGCCTACATCATCGACACCGGTGTGCGCATCTCCCACAGTGACTTCGGCGGCCGCGCCCGCAACGGCTACGACGCCGTCGACAACGACAACGTCGCCCAGGACGGCAACGGCCACGGCACCCACGTCGCCGGCACCGTCGCGGGCAGCGCCTACGGCGTCGCCAAGAAGGCCTCCATCGTCGGCGTCCGGGTCCTCGACAACAACGGCTCCGGCACCACCGCCGGTGTGATCAAGGGCGTCGACTGGGTCGCCGCCAACGCGGTCCTCCCGGCCGTCGCCAACATGTCGCTCGGCGGCGGCGCCAGCGCCACCCTGGACACCGCGGTGCGCAACGCCATCTCCGCCGGCGTCACCTTCGCCGTCGCCGCGGGCAACGAGTCCACCACGGCCACCGGTTCACCGGCCCGCGTGTCCGAGGCGATCACCGTCGGCGCCACCACCAGCACGGACGCCCGCGCCAGCTACTCCAACTACGGCTCGAACCTGGACATCTTCGCCCCGGGCTCGTCCATCACCTCCGCCTGGCACACCGGCGACAGCGCCACCAACTCCATCTCCGGCACCTCGATGGCCACCCCGCACGTCGCGGGCGCCGCGGCGCTGTACCTCGCGGACAACCGGTCCGCCACCCCCGCGCAGGTCGCCTCCGCGCTGGTCGCGGGCTCCGTCTCCGGCGCCGTCACGAACCCGGGCACCGGTTCCCCGAACCGCCTGCTGTACGTCGGCAGCGGCGGCACCACCCCTCCGCCGTCCGGCAAGACCTTCACCAACTCCTCGGACTACACGATCAGTGACCGGTCGACCGTCGAGTCCCCGATCACCGTCACCGGCGTCTCCGGCAACGCCCCGTCGGCCCTGCAGGTGCCGGTGAACATCGTCCACACCTACATAGGTGACCTGACGGTCCAGCTGGTCGCACCCGACGGCTCGGTCTACACCCTCAAGTCGGTGGGCACCGGCGGCTCCACGGACAACATCAACACCACCTACACCGTGAACGCCTCCTCGGAGACGGCCAACGGCACGTGGAAGCTCCGGGTCACGGACAACTACTACGGCGACACCGGCTACATCAACAGCTGGGGCCTGACGTTCTGA
- a CDS encoding TetR/AcrR family transcriptional regulator: MTQHPVPDQRRRPANDGPKAAARNRAALITAAREIYAEHGLDAPLSAIARRAGVGQGVLYRHFPDRAAVTTAVLEENVRQVEQAADAEGATFADVLGVLTWHLTESAAFIGLLHADEVAGGSGVRAHALGLSRRIERALRAHLPGGGHRLSAANDLGIAVAMVSGAVTGPSREERERRALAAWRLLGVEVGPVRPFEG, encoded by the coding sequence ATGACGCAGCATCCCGTGCCGGACCAGCGGCGGCGGCCCGCGAACGACGGGCCCAAGGCCGCCGCCCGCAACCGTGCCGCGCTGATCACCGCAGCCCGGGAGATCTACGCCGAGCACGGCCTGGACGCCCCGCTGTCCGCGATCGCGCGGCGGGCCGGGGTCGGGCAGGGCGTCCTGTACCGGCACTTTCCCGACCGGGCCGCCGTGACGACCGCGGTGCTGGAGGAGAACGTCCGGCAGGTCGAGCAGGCGGCCGACGCCGAGGGCGCGACCTTCGCCGACGTGCTCGGTGTGCTGACCTGGCATCTGACGGAGTCGGCGGCGTTCATCGGCCTCCTGCACGCCGACGAGGTGGCCGGCGGCTCCGGTGTCCGCGCGCACGCCCTGGGCCTGTCCCGGCGGATCGAACGCGCCCTGCGCGCCCACCTGCCGGGCGGCGGCCATCGGCTGAGCGCCGCGAACGACCTCGGGATCGCCGTCGCCATGGTCTCCGGTGCCGTCACCGGCCCCTCCCGCGAGGAGCGGGAGCGCAGGGCGCTCGCGGCCTGGCGGCTCCTCGGCGTCGAGGTGGGGCCGGTGCGGCCCTTCGAGGGGTGA
- a CDS encoding SMP-30/gluconolactonase/LRE family protein, with product MRRLPLRSLTVLAAVGSLALTGCGTQPGDAGDRAAAGAPGAGRTIRAQQVMQLTEVHEQTGMTLLEGPVFGQDGGLFVVDVTAPEGEPKVLRVDVRKKTKRAVHTDGRGAYTSAQFSPYDGRLYLTDFAHGEIVSLHPDGGDVRTFFSGEVDGARMNPDDLAFDQDGHLYVSDSCGLREGEALGRVVRVDRDGEKATVLADGLAATNGISFDAEYRGLWFSELTENRISYLAVNADGGVASRHTAIRVDGGIAQTDSIAVDADGNLYQGLHGRPAMAVYDRHGERLATVEVPARAAAAGLESATNVAITPGGTKAYMTVSGPAGGYLYTFDALAEGTRQSNGG from the coding sequence ATGCGACGACTTCCCCTCCGCTCCCTCACCGTGCTCGCCGCCGTCGGCTCCCTCGCTCTCACCGGATGCGGTACGCAGCCGGGCGACGCCGGCGACCGGGCGGCCGCCGGTGCCCCCGGCGCGGGCCGGACGATCCGGGCGCAGCAGGTGATGCAGCTGACGGAGGTGCACGAACAGACCGGGATGACCCTGCTGGAGGGGCCGGTCTTCGGCCAGGACGGCGGCCTGTTCGTCGTCGACGTCACCGCGCCCGAGGGCGAGCCCAAGGTGCTGCGCGTCGACGTCCGCAAGAAGACGAAGCGCGCGGTGCACACCGACGGGCGCGGGGCGTACACCTCGGCGCAGTTCAGCCCGTACGACGGACGGCTCTACCTGACCGACTTCGCGCACGGCGAGATCGTGAGCCTGCACCCGGACGGCGGCGACGTGCGGACCTTCTTCTCCGGCGAGGTCGACGGGGCGCGCATGAACCCCGACGACCTCGCCTTCGACCAGGACGGCCACCTGTACGTCAGCGACTCGTGCGGACTGCGGGAGGGCGAGGCGCTCGGCCGGGTGGTGCGCGTCGACCGCGACGGCGAGAAGGCCACCGTCCTGGCCGACGGCCTGGCCGCGACGAACGGGATCTCGTTCGACGCGGAGTACCGCGGGCTGTGGTTCAGCGAGTTGACGGAGAACCGGATCTCGTACCTCGCCGTGAACGCCGACGGCGGGGTCGCTTCCCGGCACACCGCCATCCGGGTCGACGGCGGGATCGCGCAGACCGACTCGATCGCCGTGGACGCGGACGGCAACCTCTACCAGGGACTGCACGGCCGGCCCGCGATGGCCGTGTACGACCGGCACGGTGAGCGTCTGGCGACGGTCGAGGTGCCCGCCCGCGCCGCCGCCGCGGGACTGGAGTCGGCGACGAACGTGGCGATCACCCCCGGCGGGACCAAGGCGTACATGACCGTCAGCGGGCCCGCCGGCGGATACCTGTACACCTTCGACGCGCTGGCGGAGGGCACCCGCCAGTCCAACGGCGGCTGA
- a CDS encoding flavin-containing monooxygenase yields the protein MTTIPHTASHQAPSREELEALRQRYRAERKRRVRPDGVAQYQATDAEFGYYAADPYVAETEAADREPLHDTVDVAVVGGILAGARLRQRGVGSVRIVETGGDFGGTWYWNRYPGIHCDIESHVYLPMLDETGYVPEWKYAPGEEIRRHAVRVARRFDLYEDALFSTSVTALTWDETTGTWVVATDRGDAFRATYVVTATGTLSTPKLPGIPGIEAFKGHTFHTSRWDYAYTGGTPDGGMTGLADKRVGVVGTGATGIQVIPMLAQDAGHVHVFQRTPSTVDVRANRRTTARDVGADREGWAHERRENYLRIVSGEPAGQDLVADRWTESAGLLEKLLPSFRRQGDRETFEAAYEAADAAKMNELRARVEQTVTDPDTAERLKPWYRYACKRPTFSDQYYDAFNRDNVTLVDTADTHGIERVTEHGVVVGGTTYELDCLIFATGFSVGTSGVLSGKLPVHGRGGTQLLHAWASRGPRTLHGFTSNGFPNLIQMGSLQNASSVNFTHVLDEQAVHAAALVAAAEAEGALVEPSREAEDAWLAALAEDAPDHEWFHAECTPGYYNREGRGRPNGPTAYPHGAHAFHRLLKRWREDSMTEVLQPRTPTKDR from the coding sequence ATGACGACGATCCCTCACACGGCGTCCCACCAAGCCCCGTCCCGCGAGGAGTTGGAGGCTCTGCGGCAGCGTTACCGGGCCGAACGCAAGCGACGAGTACGGCCGGACGGGGTCGCCCAGTACCAGGCCACCGACGCCGAGTTCGGCTACTACGCCGCCGACCCGTACGTGGCGGAGACGGAGGCGGCCGATCGTGAGCCGCTGCACGACACCGTCGACGTCGCCGTGGTCGGCGGCATCCTCGCCGGGGCGCGGCTGCGGCAGCGGGGTGTGGGGTCCGTCCGGATCGTCGAGACGGGCGGTGACTTCGGGGGCACCTGGTACTGGAACCGGTACCCGGGCATCCACTGCGACATCGAGTCGCACGTGTACCTGCCGATGCTCGACGAGACCGGATACGTGCCGGAGTGGAAGTACGCCCCGGGCGAGGAGATCCGCCGTCACGCGGTGCGCGTCGCCCGGCGGTTCGACCTCTACGAGGACGCCCTGTTCTCCACCTCGGTCACCGCGCTGACCTGGGACGAGACCACCGGGACGTGGGTCGTGGCCACCGACCGCGGCGACGCGTTCCGGGCCACGTACGTCGTCACCGCCACCGGCACCCTGTCCACGCCGAAGCTCCCCGGGATACCCGGCATCGAGGCATTCAAGGGGCACACCTTTCACACCTCACGGTGGGACTACGCCTACACCGGCGGCACCCCGGACGGCGGCATGACCGGCCTCGCGGACAAGCGGGTGGGCGTCGTCGGCACCGGCGCCACCGGCATCCAGGTCATCCCGATGCTGGCCCAGGACGCCGGACACGTCCACGTCTTCCAGCGCACCCCCTCCACCGTGGACGTGCGCGCCAACCGCCGCACCACCGCCCGGGACGTCGGCGCCGACCGCGAGGGCTGGGCGCACGAGCGCCGGGAGAACTACCTGCGCATCGTCTCCGGTGAACCGGCCGGCCAGGACCTGGTGGCGGACCGCTGGACCGAGTCGGCCGGCCTCCTGGAGAAGCTCCTGCCGAGCTTCCGCCGCCAGGGGGACCGGGAGACGTTCGAAGCCGCCTACGAGGCCGCCGACGCCGCCAAGATGAACGAACTCCGGGCCCGCGTCGAGCAGACCGTCACCGATCCGGACACGGCGGAGAGGCTCAAGCCCTGGTACCGGTACGCCTGCAAGCGCCCGACCTTCTCCGACCAGTACTACGACGCCTTCAACCGTGACAACGTCACCCTGGTCGACACCGCGGACACCCATGGCATCGAGCGCGTCACCGAGCACGGCGTCGTCGTGGGCGGCACCACCTACGAACTCGACTGCCTGATCTTCGCCACGGGCTTCTCCGTCGGCACCTCCGGCGTCCTCTCCGGGAAGCTCCCCGTCCACGGCCGGGGCGGCACCCAGCTCCTGCACGCCTGGGCGAGCCGGGGCCCGCGTACCCTGCACGGCTTCACCAGCAACGGCTTCCCGAACCTGATCCAGATGGGTTCGCTGCAGAACGCCAGCAGCGTCAACTTCACCCACGTCCTGGACGAGCAGGCCGTCCACGCCGCCGCCCTCGTCGCGGCGGCCGAGGCCGAGGGCGCCCTCGTCGAACCGTCGCGCGAGGCCGAGGACGCCTGGCTCGCCGCCCTGGCGGAGGACGCCCCCGACCACGAGTGGTTCCACGCCGAGTGCACCCCCGGCTACTACAACCGAGAAGGCCGCGGCCGCCCCAACGGCCCCACCGCCTACCCCCACGGCGCCCACGCCTTCCACCGGCTCCTGAAGCGCTGGCGCGAGGACTCCATGACCGAGGTCCTCCAGCCGAGGACACCGACCAAGGACCGGTAG
- a CDS encoding dihydrofolate reductase family protein: MSQLLRVQNFTVSSDGFGAGESQSLEKPFGHADPGDMFAWAIATDHPPVNRSEPGGSRGLDDYITRDYARNIGAEIMGRNKFGPQRGPWQDHEWRGWWGDEPPFHTPVFVMTHHKRPSFMLSDTTFHFVDGDPAAVLAQAKEAAQGQDVRLGGGATVIRQFLEADLVDTLHVAVVPTKLGSGTRLWESPDELLDRFHQDVVPSPSGVTHHLFWRK, from the coding sequence GTGAGCCAGTTGCTGCGGGTCCAGAACTTCACCGTCTCGAGCGACGGGTTCGGCGCCGGTGAGAGCCAGAGCCTCGAGAAGCCGTTCGGCCATGCCGATCCGGGGGACATGTTCGCCTGGGCCATTGCCACCGACCATCCACCCGTCAACCGCTCCGAACCCGGTGGCAGCCGAGGTCTGGACGACTACATCACGCGGGACTACGCCCGCAACATCGGCGCCGAGATCATGGGCCGCAACAAGTTCGGGCCGCAGCGCGGGCCCTGGCAGGACCACGAGTGGCGGGGGTGGTGGGGCGACGAGCCCCCGTTCCACACGCCGGTGTTCGTCATGACGCACCACAAGCGTCCGTCGTTCATGCTCTCCGACACCACGTTCCACTTCGTCGACGGTGACCCGGCCGCGGTGCTCGCCCAGGCGAAGGAGGCGGCGCAGGGCCAGGACGTCCGGCTCGGCGGCGGGGCCACGGTCATCCGGCAGTTCCTCGAGGCCGACCTCGTCGACACCCTGCATGTGGCGGTCGTGCCGACGAAGCTCGGCTCCGGGACCCGGCTGTGGGAGTCCCCCGATGAGCTGCTCGACCGGTTCCACCAGGACGTCGTGCCCAGCCCGAGCGGCGTGACGCACCACCTGTTCTGGCGGAAGTGA